Proteins found in one Salmo salar chromosome ssa26, Ssal_v3.1, whole genome shotgun sequence genomic segment:
- the LOC106587685 gene encoding biogenesis of lysosome-related organelles complex 1 subunit 6 — protein MSNMETEGRADEGSSSQRDPPQNTGSYDFSLTPQDSRPTEDSQPAEKSVPIEEPIVVDRKAIEKLTEGLLSHYLPDLYSSKQALLELNQNQVILLDTLEQEVTKFRECNSLLDLNSLFTEAKFYHGKLVNVRKDMIMLHEKTTKLKKRALKLQQQRQKEAMEKEQQRDRELERERQLIAKPAKRT, from the exons ATGtccaacatggagacagaggggagggcagATGAGGGCTCCTCGTCTCAGCGTGACCCTCCTCAGAACACTGGCAGCTACG ATTTCAGCCTGACTCCCCAGGACTCTCGGCCTACAGAGGACTCCCAGCCTGCAGAGAAATCAGTCCCTATTGAAGAGCCCATTGTAGTGGACAGAAAGGCCATAGAGAAACTGACAGAAGGCCTGCTCTCTCACTACCTGCCTGACCTCTACAGCTCCAAACAGGCTCTGTTGGAACTCAA TCAAAACCAAGTCATCCTGCTGGACACACTGGAACAAGAAGTCACCAAATTCAGAGAGTGCAATTCCCTACTGGATCTAAACTCACTG TTCACAGAGGCCAAGTTTTATCACGGTAAACTGGTGAACGTACGTAAAGACATGATCATGCTGCACGAGAAGACAACTAAACTAAAG aaAAGAGCGTTGAAGCtccagcagcagagacagaaggagGCTATGGAGAAagaacaacagagagacagggagctggagagagagaggcagctgattgccaaacctgccaagagaacaTAG
- the LOC106587684 gene encoding zinc transporter 4, with protein MSGGASFMSKVRSAFRKEPEDWDLSDTAPFDLSGDELAEDEAPKFNKLKVVVSGEMEDYAAGAPSNGVAVNTVVVDDDDSLLDSSSGSLGSPGVNMDRSQCESCTRKREGVKRRRVMKKLACASVLYFLFMIGELIGGYVANSLAIMTDALHMLTDLIGIVVSLLALWLSAKPPTNRFTFGLHRLEVVSAGISVLLIYILTGVLLNEAVQRTVSQDFEINGDAMLITAAVGVAVNLVMGFLLNQTGNGHLHSHGGHGHSHGVPPPPSHGHGHSHGGPPAQGPQGSLAVRAAFIHALGDLVQSIGVLIAAYIVRFKPEYKLADPICTYIFSILVLFTTIRIIRDTGVIVLEGAPRHVDVQRIREDLLKLEDVQSVDELNVWALTGDKTSALAHLRLSPSSASAWEDVQAKARHLLIHTYGLTRCTVQVQTHRNRATRTCTHCREFTT; from the exons ATGTCAGGTGGTGCGAGCTTCATGAGCAAGGTGCGGTCCGCCTTTAGGAAGGAGCCTGAGGACTGGGACCTGAGCGACACGGCGCCCTTTGACCTCTCCGGGGACGAGCTCGCGGAGGATGAGGCGCCCAAGTTCAACAAACTCAAAGTGGTGGTTTCCGGTGAGATGGAGGACTACGCAGCAGGGGCACCGTCGAACGGCGTCGCGGTGAACACAGTGGTGGTGGATGATGACGATTCGCTGCTCGACTCGTCCTCGGGGAGCTTGGGGAGCCCCGGTGTCAACATGGACCGGTCGCAGTGTGAGAGCTGcacgaggaagagagagggggttaaacgGAGGAGAGTGATGAAGAAGTTGGCATGCGCCTCAGTGTTGTATTTTCTCTTCATGATTGGAGAACTGATAG GTGGTTATGTAGCTAACAGTCTGGCCATAATGACTGATGCTCTCCACATGTTAACTGACCTGATTGGGATAGTGGTGTCTCTGCTGGCACTGTGGCTGTCTGCTAAACCACCCACCAACAGATTCACCTTCGGACTGCATCGCCTAG AGGTGGTCTCAGCCGGTATCAGTGTGTTACTCATCTACATCCTAACGGGGGTGTTGTTGAACGAGGCGGTGCAGAGAACTGTCAGTCAAGACTTTGAAATCAACGGAGATGCCATGCTCATCACTGCAGCTGTGGGGGTCGCTGTCAACCTAGT TATGGGTTTCCTCCTGAACCAGACCGGTAACGGTCACCTCCACTCCCACGGGGGTCATGGTCACTCACACGGGGTTCCCCCTCCACCCTCACATGGCCATGGCCACAGCCACGGTGGCCCCCCAGCCCAGGGGCCCCAGGGAAGCCTAGCGGTCAGGGCAGCCTTCATCCATGCACTGGGAGACCTGGTCCAGAGTATAGGGGTCCTCATAGCTGCCTACATCGTTCGCTTCAAG CCAGAGTACAAGCTGGCGGACCCCATCTGTACTTACATCTTCTCTATCCTGGTGCTGTTCACAACGATACGCATCATACGGGACACAGGAGTCATCGTCCTCGAGG GGGCTCCCAGGCATGTGGACGTTCAGCGAATCAGAGAAGACCTTCTGAAGTTGGAGGACGTCCAATCAGTTGACGAGCTCAACGTGTGGGCGTTAACCGGTGACAAGACCTCGGCCCTCGCACACCTGCGGCTCT CGCCCTCTAGTGCCAGTGCGTGGGAGGACGTGCAGGCCAAGGCCAGACACCTGTTGATCCACACCTACGGCCTGACCAGGTGCACGGTGCAGGtccagacacacagaaacagggCTACACGCACCTGTACACACTGCCGAGAGTTCACCACATAG